The Desulfococcus multivorans DNA window CCTCCGGATCGAAGGCGATGAGCATGTCGAAGAAATCCCGGCCAAGAATTCCGAGGGAAGCTAACAGGCTGTTCTGTTCGCCGATGTGGAGGTCCGCCTCGGGCACCGCCTTTTCCCGGCCTTTGCGAAGCACCCGACGTTGTTCGCTCTTGGAGAGGGTGTCCCCCCAGTACTCGGCGCAGGGATTCATCAGAAACAGATTGACCTCCCGGTGCAGGGAGAGAATGTCCAGAATTTCCATATGAAAACGCGGCAGACTCGAAATGCCGAAAACCGATATGCGTTCGGGCAGGATTTCCGAGAGAAGGGGGGCGTCGGCGAGAATGTCGGCGAGAGACCTGCCCAAGGCTGCCTGATGGCGGACTTGCCGGCCTTCGGAAAGTCGCCGCCAGAGGGCCGGTTGCCAACCTTCGCCGCCGCCTGCCTCCCAGTCAAGAATCCAATCCGGACGGAAAATCAGGTATTGATCGTAAAGATCGGCGATCCGTTGGGCGAGTTGAAACCATTTGAGATCTCCGGCGTCGCCGTCAAGGTAATGCCTCAAGGGCGTGAAATCGGGATTTCCCAGTTCGCCGGGGAGCGTCGCCATGATGGCCCATGTCATCACCGGGCGCTCGAAAGGTGAATGTTCGGGCAGACCGGGCAGGAGCGCCCGAAAGATGTCGGAATAGACAAATGTGTTGGGGAAAGGGAAGGCCATGTTGGCGCAGATGCCGTGACGACGGGCCAGAACCATGGAGAGCCATCGCTCCATGCCGAGGCTCTGGACAACGACGATTTCGGGTGTCAAAGGATCGGCCAAAGGGCGGCGGAGGGTATTCGCCAGGGCCGCCGCCAAGGCTTCCAGGCGGTTGCCGGTGAAAAGATGGAAACGCTTCACGGCGTATGGTTCCCGCTGTCGCGGATGCCGGTTTCGATGCCGTGAATCCGGCGCCGGGGCTCTCTGCCTGTTGCGGTCCTGGAGTCGGTATTCATATGACAAGCCTTCGGGGCGGGCATAGACGGCTTTCCTCCATATCAGTAGATCTTGCGTCCCCCGAAGCTGGAACCGATGACCGTGAAGCTGTTCTCGACGATGAACAGGGCGTTGGGATCAATGTTGAATACCGCCTCCTCGACGCGCTTCATCTGGATATTGTTGGTGATGGCCATCAGAAGCAGCTTGTCCCTGCCGCTGTATACGCCCCGGCCTTTGAGGAAAGTGGCGCCCTGATTGAGATCGTGAATGAGGACCTTTGAAATCTCCTCGTTCTTGTCGCTCACAATGAAGATCACCTTGCGCTGGTTGAACAGCGACAGGATATGCTCCAGGGATACGGAGGTGATGAAGACCAGGATAACCGATGCAATGAAGATATCCGCATTGTAGTAAGTGATGACGAAGCTGAACAGCACGGCGTTGAACATCAGATAGAGCCTGCCGAACCCCATGTTGAACTTCTGGTTGAGGATGACGGCGACGATGTCGAGGCCCCCGCCTGAGCCCAGGGATCTCAGGACGATGCCGCTTCCTGCACCGCAGATGATGCCGCCGGCGACAGCCGCGTAGATCTGCTCCTGGATGCCGAAATCGAGGGTGATCAGCTCGGAGGTGAGGGTGAGCGCCACGACCCCGTATAGGCTGTATAAGAAAAAGCGTCGGCTGATATAAAACCAGCCCACGACAAACAGGGGCAGGTTCAAGAGGAAATACCAGATCCCCGGGCTGAGCCATTCGGTTTTGTAATAGAGCAGGAGGCTCGTGCCGTAGATGCCCCCGGTAATGAAGTTGTGGTGGACAACGATGCCCTTGGCACCCAGAGAGAACAATGTCGAACCCAAGGTGATCAGTAGAAGGTTCCATGCGGGAGAATAGGTGTATTTTTTGAGATTCATGATGAATGATTGTATAGCTGTTAAGATGAGGTGTATTTTATGAAATTTCCGGCGGTATAGCCATCTTGATTCTCGATTGCCGTGTTGATCTTCAGGGTTGCATGAATCCAAAATCTTGCGTTGCTTTTCATTCCTCAATTTATTAAATGCTTAATTATAACAATATATTGGTGTTCAGGTTGCAGGTTTTGCCTGTATCGCCTGTATGGCAATACCCTGAAGACATTCCCCATAGCAGGATATTCCCTTGGCGACAAGTCCCTCATCACGATAATTCCTATGTGCCGATACATGATCCGCGGATCTGACGCGTTCTGCCGAAGCCGAAGGGGCGTGTGGCTTTGGCGATTGGCGCTTTTATGCCCTTTCAACTTTTAGTCCCTATCCGGTTGCCTGATGAAGGGCGCGTCAAATAACGATATTTTTATCATGCGTTGACGTTTGGCGGGTAAAGGGTTTTCAATGGAATTCAGACCGAAGGACCTGGGGATAATGCGGATTGATGACGGCACCTGCGGATATTGAAGTATGGCCGGAGAGGAAATCGGTTTGAGAGTGGATCTCAGCTCTTGAATTCCTCCACCAGGGCTTCGATTGTCGCCTTGGCGTCGCCGAAGATCATGCGGGTGTTGCTCCGGTAGAAGAGGGGGTTGGGAATACCGGCAAAGCCGGATGCCATGGACCGCTTCAGTACGAAAACGTTTCTCGCTTTGTCGGCGTCGATGATGGGCATGCCGTAAATGGGGCTGCCTTCGTCCTCCCGCGCTGCCGGGTTCACCACGTCGTTGGCGCCGATGACGATGCAGACGTCGACGGTGTCTATGGTCTGATTGATGTCGTCCATCTCCACCAGTTTGTCGTAAGGCACGTTCGCCTCGGCCAGGAGCACGTTCATATGGCCCGGCATGCGGCCGGCCACCGGATGGATGGCGAAGGAGACCTCCGCGCCGTTGGCCTCGATGAGGTCCGCCAATTCCCGGACGACGTGCTGGGCCTGGGCCACGGCCATGCCGTAGCCGGGAACGAACACCACCGATGAGGCCGCCTCGAGGACATAGTAGGCATCCTGAGGTGAAGTGGACTGGGCGGTACCCTCGGCGCCCCCGGCGCCCCCGGCAGCCTCGTGGGAGCCGAATCCGCTGAAGAGGACGTTGGTGAGGGACCGGTTCATGGCTTTGCACATGATGTTCGTGAGAATCAGTCCGCTCGCGCCCACCAGTCCTCCCGCCACGATGAGGATATTGTTGCCGATGGCGAAACCGGCCGCACAGGCGGCCAGCCCCGAATAGGAATTGAGCAGGGAGATCACGACGGGCATATCGGCGCCGCCGATGGGGATCACAGTGACGATCCCGATGACGAGGGAAAGGATGACCGCAGTCGGCACATAGACCGCCGAGATGCTCGGATAAAAGCTGCCGCAGAAGAGCACCCCCACCCCCAGGGTGATGACGAAGAGCCCTCCGTTGATGATCTGCTGACCGGGAAACAGGATCGGCCGAGAGGGAATGTTTCCGCTCAGTTTCCCCCACGCCACGACGGACCCGGTGAAGGTCATGCCCCCGATGAGAACCGCCAGAAAGACGGAAACCAGAATGAAGACGACGGTCTGATCAGGATGGGCATGAAATTCGGACCAGCCAACGAGCATGCTCGCCAATCCGCCGCCTCCGTTGAAAAGCGCTACCATTTCAGGCATTCCGGTCATCTTTACCTTGAGGGCCGCCAGGACGCCGACGGCCGCTCCGATCGCCACGCCGACGGCGATCCACTTGAAGTCCAGTCCAGCCCGGATCAGGGTGAAGATCACGGCGATAAACATCCCTGTCGCCGACACCAGGTTGCCCCGTCGTGCGGTTTCCGGAGAACTCAACATCTTGAGACCGAAGATGAACAGCATTGCCGAGAGAATGTAGGCCAGGGATGTGACGATCAGCATTGTTTCATTCGCAGTCGTTGGGGTCATCGGGAACCGTCCTTTTTCCTGAACATGGCCAGCATTCGGTTGGTGACGACATAGCCGCCAACGACGTTGATGGTGGCGAAGATGACCGCAAGGATTCCGAGTACGTGGCTGAATCCCCCTCCTGTGTCGGATAGATTCACCGCTGTAATCGCGCCGATCAGGGTGATGCCGGAGATGGCGTTAGCTCCCGACATGAGGGGGGTGTGGAGGGTCGACGGAACCCTGGAAATCAGTTCAAACCCTAGAAACACGGTCAACATGAACACGAAAAGCATATCGAATGACATGGCATATCCTCTCGATTGATGTTGGGGCGACGGCGGACGGCCGTACCGGGGATCACTCAGGGCGCTTCGACAACACGGCACCGTCCCGCGTCGCGAGGCAGGCCTCGATGATCTTGTTTCCGGCATCGAGTCGGATTGTCTTGGCGTCGGCATCCCAGAATTCCTGGACCAGGTGAAAGACGTTCATGGCGTACATGGTGCTCGCATCCACCGGCACCCTGCCGGGAAGATTGGCATGCCCCAGGATGATGACGCCCTTCTCGTCGACCTCGGCATCTTTCCGGGAACCCTCAACGTTGCCGCCGCTCTCGACCGCCATATCCACCACCACGGTGCCCGGGCGCATGGCCGCCACCATATCGGCGGTAATGATGCGGGGTGCCGGGCGTCCGAAAACCTGGGCCGTTGTGATGATCATGTCCGACTGAGCGCAGACTTTGGTCATGCCTTCCCGCTGCATCCGGAGTTGCTCCGGGGTCAGCTCTTTTGCGTAGCCGTCCTGGGTCTGTCCGGTTTCTCCGATATCGATTTTGACGAATTTGGCGCCGAGGGACTTGACCTGCTCCTCGACAACCGGACGGGTATCAAAGGCGGATACGCGGGCACCAAGCCTTCGGGCCGTTGCGATGGCCTGGAGTCCGGCCACTCCGACGCCGATCACCAGAACGGCCATGGGCTTGATGGTGCCCGCGGGGGTGGTCATCATCGGCATGATTCTGGCGGACCGGGCTGCGCCGAGAATGACCGCGACGTAACCCCCGAGGTTGGCCTGGGAACTCAAGGCATCCATTTTCTGGGCGTAGGTCGATCTCGGGATCATCTGCATGCTGACGGCCGTGATTCCCTGGGCCGCCATGCGGGCTATCCGCTCGGTTTCGCTGAAAGGATCGAGAAAACTGATGTGGAGGGTTCCCGCGGGGATGGCGGAGATCTCTTCATCCGAGGGCGCCCTGAGACGTGCCAGAACCTGACAGACCTCCGGGACGGTCCCCGGATCGGCCGGCTCGGCTCCGGCTTCCTGGAAGGCACCGTCAGCCAGGCCCATATGTTCACCGATCCCCCGCTCCACGACGACTTCGATGCCGATCCTGCGATATCTGTCGATCATGGAAGGCATCACCGCTATGCGGGGCTCACCGAAACGGCGCTCAGAGACAAAACCGATCTTCACTATACCCTCCTCGGGTTGCATCGTCGATAAATGGAACAGGAAAGCAGCCGTACGGTCTGAGGGGGCAACCGTTTTCGAACTGCGGCCTTCCAGGCAGGCGGCATCCTTTACATTAAATCGAGATTATTTACCCGAAAAAATGATACGCACCGCCGGATCTGTCAAGAAAATTTTAAATGGCTTTCAGGATTCATGGATTGCCTGTTTTTCAGAAGAGGGTTGATCGGGAGCTGCCGCATGCCGAAGGATGAGGGCCTCGAAGGCGGCATTGTCCAGCACCTCTTTTTCAAGAAGTGTTTCGGCAATGGTCACCAGGGTCTCCTTGTGCGCCGTCAGCAATCCGGTGACGTGCTTTTCACGCCGGGTAAGGATATCCTTGACCTCGGCATCCAGTTTTGCAGCGGTTTCCTCGCTGTAATCCCGGCTGCTCATGCCGGTTTGATCGTTGCCGAGAAAGATCGGCGTCTGGCGACGGGGATAGGTGGACAGGCCGAGGGTCTCTCCCATGCCGTATTCCGAGATCATGGCACGAGCGATATCCGTTGCCCGCTGCAGGTCGTTTCCGGCTCCGGTGGTCACGTCTTCGAACACCATCTTTTCGGCCACCCGGCCCCCCAGAAGGACGTCGATTTTGCCCAGAAGCTCTTCACGGCTCATGAGGTAGCGGTCCTCGGTGGGGCGCTGTTGGGTGTATCCCAGGGCGGCAACCCCTCGGGGGATGATGGAAATCTTGTGAACTTTGTCGGCGCCGGGCGTGAAGGCCGCCACCAGGGCATGCCCGGTTTCGTGATAGGCGACGATTTTCTTTTCTTTGGGATTGATAACCCTGTTTTTCTTTTCCAGTCCGCCGATGAGACGATCGGCAGCCTCATCCAGTTCCGTCATACCGACGCTTTTTTTCCGTTTTCGGGCTGCGAGAAGAGCGGCTTCGTTGATGACGTTGGCCAAATCCGCACCTGTGAATCCGGCGGTTTTCTGGGCGAGCACATGGAGGTCCACCTCCTCGGCCAGTTTGATTTTTCGAGCGTGTATCTTGAGGATGGCTTCCCTCCCGTTGACGTCGGGCCGGTCCACCAGGACCTGGCGATCGAACCGGCCCGACCGCAGAAGCGCCGGGTCCAGAACCTCGGGGCGGTTGGTGGCCGCCATAATCACAACGCCCTTGCGCGTGTCGAACCCGTCCATTTCCACCAGGAGTTGGTTGAGGGTTTGCTCCCGTTCGTCATGACCGCCGAACCCTCCGATACCCCTGGCCTTGCCGATGGCGTCCAATTCGTCGATAAAGATGATGCACGGGGCCTTTTCCCGGGCCTGGATGAAAAGGTCTCTCACCCGGGCGGCCCCCATGCCCACGAACATCTCGACGAAATCCGATCCGCTGATGGAGAAGAACGGGACCCCGGCTTCTCCGGCAACGGCTCGTGAAATCAATGTTTTGCCTGTTCCCGGCGGACCGACCAGCAGAACACCTTTGGGCATCTGGCCCCCCAGTTCCTGATAGATGTGGGGCTCTCTGAGATAGGAGACGATCTCCTGCAACTCTTCCTTGGCTTCATCTGCTCCGGCCACGTCGGCGAAGCGTGTCTCTACATCCTTTTCCCCCACCAGCTTGGCCTTGTTCTTGCCGAAAGTCATCATTCCGGCCTGGGACATCTGCATTTTCCGCATCATGAAAAACCAGATGAGATAGAACAGAAAAATGGGCACCACCCAGGAAAGAAGGGTTTTCAGGAAGGTGTTCTCGACCTCTCCCCTGAACTCCACCTGATGCTGCTCCAAGGTCCGGGAGAGGTCCGTGTCGACCCGCACCGTAACGAAGACCTCGGGATTTCCGCTTTCATCCAGCATGCGCCCCTTGATCTGCTCCTTTCCGACGGCGATCTCTTTGACCCGGTTGTCGTTGACGGCCTGGAGAAATTCGCTGTAAGGGATAACCTTGGGTTTAAATTGTCCGAAAATCAAGTTCTGAAGGATGAGAACGCCCCAGAACGCCAGGATCAGGTAGTAGAAGTTGAATCGGGTGTTTTTTTCCATGACCGGCTCTTTTTAATTCAGGAAATATGGCGACGCAGTCTGATTCGCGCCGATGCAGCGATGCTTGAATGCTAAAATAAAACTGTTTTATGGGAAAAATCAATAGAAAATCCAAAGTCGCCGACTTCGCAAAAAGTCAGAATTTATAGTTATAGCTACATGGTATTGGAGTTGTCCAAGCGTATAAACACTATATACTGTGTCAATATGTCGTTCAAGCGACTTTTTGCGGATGCATCAAAGTGGGAATATCAAAAACAGAGAGGGTAGGGGATTCGGAGGGGGAGTCGCGCCCCCTCCGATGCAATTACGGGCAAGGAATAGGGTCAGTCGCACAGCTCGAACAGGGCCGCGGCGCCCATGCCGCCGCCGACGCACATGGATTCCACGCCGTATTTGACGCCCCGTTCCTTCATACGGTGGACCAGTTGTGCGCAGAGCTTGGCGCCGGTGCAGCCCAGCGGGTGCCCCAGTGCGATGGCGCCCCCGTAGACATTGATGCGGTCCATGTATTTATCGAGCCCCAACTCCCGGATACAATAGAGGGCCTGGGAGGCGAAGGCCTCGTTGATTTCCCACAAGCCGATGTCCTCGATGGAAAGTCCTGCCAGATCCAGGAGTTTGGGAATGGCGTACCGGGGGCCAACACCCATCTCGTCGGCGCGGCATCCCACGGTGGTGTAGTGTTTGAGCCTGGCGATAGGGGTGATGCCGAGTTTGTTCACCATCTCACCGCTCATGAGGACCGTTGCCGCGGCACCGTCCGTCATTTGAGACGAGTTTCCGGCGGTCACCGAGCCGTTGGCGCGAAAGACCGGATACAGCTTACCCAGGCCTTCCAGGGTGGTGGCCGGCCGGATGCCGTCATCGAAATCCTGGAGGAAGGTTTCCTTTGCAAAGATTCCGTTGTTCCGTTTAACGAATTTAACGGCCGGCGTGGGAACGATCTCTTTGAACAATTTTCCTTCGAGGGCTTTCGACGCTTTCATCTGGGATTGGTGTGCGAATTCGTCCTGGTCCTTCCGGGAAATCCCGTAGCGGGAGGCCACATTCTCCGCAGTGATGCCCATGGAGACATAGAGCTCGGGATGTTCCCTTGAATAGTCGGCATCGGGGCGGGGCAGGTTGCCGGGCATGGGGACAAAGGTCATGGACTCCACGCCGCCGCCGAGGGTGATGTCGGACCAGCCCGCCATGATGCGCATGGCGCACAGGGCGATGGCCTCCAGACCCGAGGCGCAGAATCGGTTGACGGTCGCACCGCCGACCTTCTCGGGAAACCCCGCGATCTGTGCGGCGATTCGGCCGATGTTAAGCCCCTGCTCCGCCTCGGGAAAGGCGCAGCCGATCATGACGTCGTCCACCATTCCGACGTCAAGGCCCGGCGTCTTTTCAACGACGGTTCTCAGGATAAACGAGAGCAATTCCTCGGGCCGGGTATCTTTAAAGGCCCCCTTGTTGCGCCTGCAGCCGGGGGTCCTGATGGCTGTCACGATATATGCATCTCTCATGGTTGAGTTCCTCCTTGGGTTTTAACATCTTAATTTCGCAAGGGCTTTCCGGTTTTCAACATATGTTCGACCCGGGCTGCGGTTTTGTCGTTTTTCCAGAAATCCACGAAAGCGTCCCGTTCGAGTTTGAGCAGCAACTCTTCATCGACACGGCTGTCCTTCCTCACGTCGCCGCCGGAGATGACATGGGCGATTCTTCGGGCCAAAAGTACGTCGTATTCACTCACGAATCCACCACTCTGCAGGTTGAAGAGTTCCGCATGGACCATGCCCTGGGCCGCCTGACCGGGCACCGGAATTTTTCGTTTGACGGGTGGAGCGTACCCTTCGTCGACCATTCGCAGCACCTCTTTCTTAGCCTCGCCGATCTGGTGGTCCCGGTTGAAGACAATGCGGTCGTTGGGGCCCAGAAACCCGATATTCCGGGCATCTGCCGCCGACGAAGAGACTTTTGCCATGGCAATAGCCTGGAAGACCGGCAAAAAATAGGTTGTCAGGTCCGCGCCGGTTACGGCGTCGGGAATCGAGGCGACAATTTTCTTCCAGAAATTGGTGCATCCGCCGCCGGCGGGAAGAAGTCCGACCCCGATCTCCACGAGGCCCATGTAGAGTTCCGCGTGGGCAACGATCCGGTCGGCCGCGAGACAGACCTCGCATCCGCCCCCCAATGTCAGGCCGAAGGGGGCGGCCACTACCGGAAAAGCGGCATACCGCGCGCGCTGAAGACCGTCTTGAGCCTTCTTGAGAAATGTGTCGATCTCGTCGTATTTACCGGTCTGGGCCAGGCCGGCCATGTAAAAGAGATCCCCGCCGGCCGAAAAGGCACCAGGCATGCCGCCGGCCTGATTACCGATCACGAGGCCGACGCCGTGGGTGTCCACATGGTCCAGCGCCCCACTGATGAAGTCGACGATCTCCGCGTTGATGGCGTTCATCTTGGAATGGAATTCACAGCAGAAGACGCCGTCTCCAAGATCCACGAGGGAAGCGGATCTGCAGGTATCCACGGTTTTGCCGCCGGCCTTGAGGGTCGCAAGAGAGATGACGTTGTCGGAGACGGCTACGGGCTGGTAGTCACCTGATGCAAAATCGTAGAAGTATCTTTTTCCGTTGTCCGTTCGGTAGAAGGTCTCATAACCTTGTTCCAGCATTTTCCGAATGTTTTCCGGCACCGGTATGCCGTCGGCGTCCATTTTTTCCACGGATCTTCTGATGCCGATGGCTTCCCATGTTTCAAAGGGGCCCATTTCAAAATTATAGCCCCATTTCATGGCGTTGTCGATTTCGACGATGGTGTCGGAGATCTCGGGGACACGGTTGGCGGCGTAGATCAGTGCCCAGGCCATGGCTTTCCAGGCGAATCGGGCGCCGCGGTCGTCACCGTAAAGGACGGCCTTCATTTTTTCCGGCAGGGTTTTGGCTTTTTTTGCTGCCACAAGACAAGGGAAATCGGGATTTTCGTATTCTTCATACTCGAGGGTGTCGATGTTGATGACCTTTCGGACCTTTTTCCATTCCGGCGTCACCTCGGTCTTGTAAAAACCGCTCTTGGCTTTCTTGCCGAGGAATTTCCTGTCGATCATGCGGGTTACGAATTCCGGAACCTTGAAGGCTTCCCGCTGCTCGTCTTCGGGTACCAGATCATAGGTATTTTGGGCGACGTGATACATGGTGTCGAGTCCCACGAGATCGGTGGTTTTGAACATGGCGGTTTTGGGTCGTCCCAGTGCCGGGCCAAACAATGCGTCGATCTCGGGAATCGTAAGACCGTCTTCAACCATGAACTGCATGGTTTTGACGATGCCGTGGACACCGATGCGATTGCCGACGAAGTTGGGGGTGTCCTTGGCCCAGACGATTCCTTTTCCCAGCGTACGTTCGCCGAAATCAGCTATGAATTCAAGGATATCGGGTAGAGTCTCTTCACCTTGAATGATCTCGAGCAGCTTCATGTAACGGACTGGATTGAAGAAATGAGTGCCCAGAAAATGTTGCTTGAATGCCGTGCCGAGACCCTCGGTCATTTTTTTCAAGGGGATGCCGGATGTATTGGACGAAACAATGGCGTTCGATTTTCTGACGGGTTCAATGCGTTGAAAAAGGGCCTGCTTGATCTTCAGATTTTCAACGACGACCTCGACGATCCAATCGCACTCTTTCAGTTGATCGAAATCGTCTTCGAGGTTGCCGATGGTGATCCGATCGACGTCTTTGGGTTGCATCAAAAGGGCGGGGCGGGATTTGACGAGGGCATCGAAACCGGCTTTCACGATGCGGTTTCGGGCTGCGGGATCCTTTTTTTCCGTTTCATCGAGATCAAAGGGGACGATATCCAGCAACAGGGTTTTCAGTCCGGCGCCGGCCAGGAGTGCTGCAATTCCGCCGCCCATGACGCCGGAGCCGATAACGGCTGCTTTTTTGATTTTTCTGACCATGTTGACCTCCTGAGTCGAGAGTTCTTTTCATTAATGAATGAATATTCATTCATTTATCAGAGGGAAGATCCCCATGTCAAGCAAAACTATTCGAAAGCGGATCGGTGTCTTAATTCTATAAAATAAAAATGTTATTGATATCATTCAAACGAATGAATCGATTCGGTCCGGATAACCTCACGTGACTGTCAATTCGACAGCGAATGAATTTTCATTTCAGATTTTGAAGAGGCCGGAAGAGAAGAACTGCCTGTTTAAACAAAATATAATCGGATTTCGGGTGTCAGAAGTGCCATAAGATGCCGAATAGGAATTCAGGCAGAAATGAATGATCGTTCAATATCGATTCTGGTGATATCCGGCTGGTATGGACGACCTCTGAAGCTAACGGTCTCGGTTTTTTCGAGACGAATTCGATTCGGATCGCCTTATAAAGATTTCGCCAATGGCGCCTTCACGATGTCGCGGACTTTCTCCACGAGGATATCCAGGTTGTCTTCGTGGTATTCACGGGTATCCACCGGCGGATGAATGATGAGGTCGGCTCTTCCGGGGAAGATGTCCAGGGTATCGGGCGGCAAAATAGATCGCGTGCCGCGGATCGTGATGGGAAGGATGGGGAGACCGAGGTCCAGGGCCATTTTGAAGGCACCCTTTTTGAAGGGACCGAGGTGGCCGCTTCGGCTCCGGGTGCCTTCCGGAAAGAAAAGGATCGATGTCCCGTCGACAATCCGTTTTTTAGCGGCGTTGATGGTCTGGATGGCGGCAGCCCGGTCAGACCGATCGATGAAGATGTGCCCCAATTTTTCACATGACACTCCGATGAAGGGTATTCTTCTCAGTTCGATCTTCATCACCCATTTGAAGTCTATGCCCAGCCAACCGTAAAGCACAAATATGTCATATTGACTCTGGTGGTTGGAAATAACGACGTAGGACTGATGCTTGTCGATGAACCTCCGACCGGTGACGCGGACGAACATGGGGGTAATCCCGGCATTTATTCTGGCCCAGGTGGCGCCGCACAGATAGCTGGAGATCCGGGGCTTGAGAAAGGAGGACAGGACTACGGCCAGACCCCCGAAAAAGATGGTGGTCACCACAAAAACCGGAGACAGAATCAACCATTTATAGGGTTGATAGAAAAT harbors:
- a CDS encoding YitT family protein; translated protein: MNLKKYTYSPAWNLLLITLGSTLFSLGAKGIVVHHNFITGGIYGTSLLLYYKTEWLSPGIWYFLLNLPLFVVGWFYISRRFFLYSLYGVVALTLTSELITLDFGIQEQIYAAVAGGIICGAGSGIVLRSLGSGGGLDIVAVILNQKFNMGFGRLYLMFNAVLFSFVITYYNADIFIASVILVFITSVSLEHILSLFNQRKVIFIVSDKNEEISKVLIHDLNQGATFLKGRGVYSGRDKLLLMAITNNIQMKRVEEAVFNIDPNALFIVENSFTVIGSSFGGRKIY
- a CDS encoding NAD(P)(+) transhydrogenase (Re/Si-specific) subunit beta, whose amino-acid sequence is MTPTTANETMLIVTSLAYILSAMLFIFGLKMLSSPETARRGNLVSATGMFIAVIFTLIRAGLDFKWIAVGVAIGAAVGVLAALKVKMTGMPEMVALFNGGGGLASMLVGWSEFHAHPDQTVVFILVSVFLAVLIGGMTFTGSVVAWGKLSGNIPSRPILFPGQQIINGGLFVITLGVGVLFCGSFYPSISAVYVPTAVILSLVIGIVTVIPIGGADMPVVISLLNSYSGLAACAAGFAIGNNILIVAGGLVGASGLILTNIMCKAMNRSLTNVLFSGFGSHEAAGGAGGAEGTAQSTSPQDAYYVLEAASSVVFVPGYGMAVAQAQHVVRELADLIEANGAEVSFAIHPVAGRMPGHMNVLLAEANVPYDKLVEMDDINQTIDTVDVCIVIGANDVVNPAAREDEGSPIYGMPIIDADKARNVFVLKRSMASGFAGIPNPLFYRSNTRMIFGDAKATIEALVEEFKS
- a CDS encoding NAD(P) transhydrogenase subunit alpha; translation: MSFDMLFVFMLTVFLGFELISRVPSTLHTPLMSGANAISGITLIGAITAVNLSDTGGGFSHVLGILAVIFATINVVGGYVVTNRMLAMFRKKDGSR
- a CDS encoding NAD(P) transhydrogenase subunit alpha, which produces MKIGFVSERRFGEPRIAVMPSMIDRYRRIGIEVVVERGIGEHMGLADGAFQEAGAEPADPGTVPEVCQVLARLRAPSDEEISAIPAGTLHISFLDPFSETERIARMAAQGITAVSMQMIPRSTYAQKMDALSSQANLGGYVAVILGAARSARIMPMMTTPAGTIKPMAVLVIGVGVAGLQAIATARRLGARVSAFDTRPVVEEQVKSLGAKFVKIDIGETGQTQDGYAKELTPEQLRMQREGMTKVCAQSDMIITTAQVFGRPAPRIITADMVAAMRPGTVVVDMAVESGGNVEGSRKDAEVDEKGVIILGHANLPGRVPVDASTMYAMNVFHLVQEFWDADAKTIRLDAGNKIIEACLATRDGAVLSKRPE
- the ftsH gene encoding ATP-dependent zinc metalloprotease FtsH, giving the protein MEKNTRFNFYYLILAFWGVLILQNLIFGQFKPKVIPYSEFLQAVNDNRVKEIAVGKEQIKGRMLDESGNPEVFVTVRVDTDLSRTLEQHQVEFRGEVENTFLKTLLSWVVPIFLFYLIWFFMMRKMQMSQAGMMTFGKNKAKLVGEKDVETRFADVAGADEAKEELQEIVSYLREPHIYQELGGQMPKGVLLVGPPGTGKTLISRAVAGEAGVPFFSISGSDFVEMFVGMGAARVRDLFIQAREKAPCIIFIDELDAIGKARGIGGFGGHDEREQTLNQLLVEMDGFDTRKGVVIMAATNRPEVLDPALLRSGRFDRQVLVDRPDVNGREAILKIHARKIKLAEEVDLHVLAQKTAGFTGADLANVINEAALLAARKRKKSVGMTELDEAADRLIGGLEKKNRVINPKEKKIVAYHETGHALVAAFTPGADKVHKISIIPRGVAALGYTQQRPTEDRYLMSREELLGKIDVLLGGRVAEKMVFEDVTTGAGNDLQRATDIARAMISEYGMGETLGLSTYPRRQTPIFLGNDQTGMSSRDYSEETAAKLDAEVKDILTRREKHVTGLLTAHKETLVTIAETLLEKEVLDNAAFEALILRHAAAPDQPSSEKQAIHES
- a CDS encoding thiolase family protein — protein: MRDAYIVTAIRTPGCRRNKGAFKDTRPEELLSFILRTVVEKTPGLDVGMVDDVMIGCAFPEAEQGLNIGRIAAQIAGFPEKVGGATVNRFCASGLEAIALCAMRIMAGWSDITLGGGVESMTFVPMPGNLPRPDADYSREHPELYVSMGITAENVASRYGISRKDQDEFAHQSQMKASKALEGKLFKEIVPTPAVKFVKRNNGIFAKETFLQDFDDGIRPATTLEGLGKLYPVFRANGSVTAGNSSQMTDGAAATVLMSGEMVNKLGITPIARLKHYTTVGCRADEMGVGPRYAIPKLLDLAGLSIEDIGLWEINEAFASQALYCIRELGLDKYMDRINVYGGAIALGHPLGCTGAKLCAQLVHRMKERGVKYGVESMCVGGGMGAAALFELCD
- a CDS encoding 3-hydroxyacyl-CoA dehydrogenase/enoyl-CoA hydratase family protein, yielding MVRKIKKAAVIGSGVMGGGIAALLAGAGLKTLLLDIVPFDLDETEKKDPAARNRIVKAGFDALVKSRPALLMQPKDVDRITIGNLEDDFDQLKECDWIVEVVVENLKIKQALFQRIEPVRKSNAIVSSNTSGIPLKKMTEGLGTAFKQHFLGTHFFNPVRYMKLLEIIQGEETLPDILEFIADFGERTLGKGIVWAKDTPNFVGNRIGVHGIVKTMQFMVEDGLTIPEIDALFGPALGRPKTAMFKTTDLVGLDTMYHVAQNTYDLVPEDEQREAFKVPEFVTRMIDRKFLGKKAKSGFYKTEVTPEWKKVRKVINIDTLEYEEYENPDFPCLVAAKKAKTLPEKMKAVLYGDDRGARFAWKAMAWALIYAANRVPEISDTIVEIDNAMKWGYNFEMGPFETWEAIGIRRSVEKMDADGIPVPENIRKMLEQGYETFYRTDNGKRYFYDFASGDYQPVAVSDNVISLATLKAGGKTVDTCRSASLVDLGDGVFCCEFHSKMNAINAEIVDFISGALDHVDTHGVGLVIGNQAGGMPGAFSAGGDLFYMAGLAQTGKYDEIDTFLKKAQDGLQRARYAAFPVVAAPFGLTLGGGCEVCLAADRIVAHAELYMGLVEIGVGLLPAGGGCTNFWKKIVASIPDAVTGADLTTYFLPVFQAIAMAKVSSSAADARNIGFLGPNDRIVFNRDHQIGEAKKEVLRMVDEGYAPPVKRKIPVPGQAAQGMVHAELFNLQSGGFVSEYDVLLARRIAHVISGGDVRKDSRVDEELLLKLERDAFVDFWKNDKTAARVEHMLKTGKPLRN